A stretch of the Bradyrhizobium arachidis genome encodes the following:
- a CDS encoding thiazole synthase: MVTFYGKTFPSRLLIGSALYPSPAIMQAAIRASGASIVTVSLRREAAGGKSGDAFWNLIRELDVAVLPNTAGCRSVREAVTTAKLARELFGTAWIKLEVIADNDTLQPDVVGLVEAAAILIKDGFEVFPYCTEDLSVATRLVDAGCKVVMPWAAPIGSAKGITNRDALKLLRERLPDITLVVDAGLGAPSHAAQALELGYDAVLLNTAIAKAADPVAMANAFRLGVEAGRTAYEAGLMEARDFASPSTPVVGTPFWHAVS; encoded by the coding sequence ATGGTGACCTTCTACGGCAAAACCTTCCCCTCGCGCCTGCTGATCGGCAGCGCGCTGTATCCTTCGCCCGCGATCATGCAGGCGGCGATCCGCGCATCCGGCGCGAGCATCGTCACCGTGTCGCTGCGGCGCGAGGCCGCCGGCGGCAAGTCGGGCGACGCGTTCTGGAATCTGATCCGCGAGCTCGACGTCGCCGTGCTGCCGAACACCGCCGGCTGCCGCAGCGTGCGCGAGGCCGTGACGACCGCAAAGCTCGCCCGCGAGCTGTTCGGCACCGCCTGGATCAAGCTCGAAGTGATCGCCGACAACGACACGCTGCAGCCCGACGTCGTCGGCCTGGTCGAAGCCGCCGCCATTTTGATCAAGGACGGCTTTGAGGTGTTCCCCTATTGCACCGAGGATCTCTCGGTCGCGACGCGCCTCGTCGATGCCGGCTGCAAGGTCGTGATGCCCTGGGCGGCGCCGATCGGCAGCGCGAAGGGCATCACCAACCGCGACGCGCTAAAACTGCTGCGCGAGCGGCTGCCCGATATCACGCTGGTGGTCGACGCCGGTCTCGGCGCGCCCTCGCACGCCGCGCAGGCGCTGGAGCTCGGCTACGACGCCGTGCTGCTCAACACCGCGATCGCAAAGGCGGCCGATCCCGTCGCGATGGCAAATGCTTTCCGTCTCGGCGTCGAGGCTGGTCGCACCGCTTATGAGGCCGGGCTGATGGAAGCCCGTGACTTCGCCTCCCCGTCAACCCCTGTCGTTGGGACCCCGTTCTGGCATGCCGTATCCTGA
- the thiS gene encoding sulfur carrier protein ThiS, whose product MRVIVNGEHREINAGCVSALLSELDYEGTHFAIAVNYDVVPKSRWAETQLKAGDEIEIITPRQGG is encoded by the coding sequence ATGCGCGTGATCGTGAACGGCGAGCATCGCGAGATCAATGCAGGATGCGTCAGCGCGCTGCTCAGCGAGCTCGACTATGAGGGCACGCATTTCGCGATTGCCGTGAATTATGACGTGGTGCCGAAAAGCCGCTGGGCCGAGACGCAACTGAAAGCCGGCGACGAGATCGAGATCATCACACCGCGGCAGGGAGGGTGA
- a CDS encoding FAD-dependent oxidoreductase, whose amino-acid sequence MYQTTKRPDSAISIIGAGIAGAWQALLFAQAGHAVTLHERSDADMTDATSHWAGGMLAPYCEAEVAEPIISRLGERSLHIWRRELPDTPFNGSLVVAHARERNDFERFARMTEGHQRLDAASLAQLEPSLEGRFRDALFFPSEGHVEPRRVLPKLHERIRAAGGTIKFNSDVTAKDLADLDFKGIVIDCRGLSARDEQPELRGVKGEMILIETSEVQLARPVRLIHPRWPLYVIPREDNLFMLGATSIEAEDTGVSVRSALELLGAAYAVHPAFGEARIVEFGSGLRPAFPDNHPRIGIRGSKISVNGLYRHGFLIAPALAELTLAYVERGQIDNEVMQCA is encoded by the coding sequence ATGTACCAGACGACAAAACGACCGGATTCCGCGATATCCATCATCGGCGCAGGCATTGCAGGCGCTTGGCAGGCGCTGCTGTTCGCTCAGGCGGGCCACGCGGTCACGCTACACGAGCGCAGTGACGCTGACATGACCGACGCCACCAGCCACTGGGCCGGCGGCATGCTCGCGCCCTATTGTGAGGCCGAGGTCGCCGAACCCATCATCAGCCGGCTCGGCGAGCGCTCGCTTCATATCTGGCGGCGCGAATTGCCGGATACGCCGTTCAACGGCTCCCTGGTCGTGGCCCATGCCCGCGAGCGCAACGATTTTGAGCGCTTTGCCAGGATGACCGAGGGGCACCAGCGGCTCGATGCCGCGAGCCTCGCGCAGCTCGAACCGTCGCTGGAGGGCCGCTTCCGCGATGCGCTGTTCTTCCCAAGCGAAGGCCATGTCGAGCCGCGGCGCGTGCTGCCCAAGCTGCATGAGCGCATCCGTGCCGCCGGCGGCACCATCAAGTTCAATAGCGACGTCACCGCAAAGGATCTCGCAGACCTTGATTTCAAAGGCATCGTGATCGACTGCCGCGGCCTCTCCGCACGCGACGAGCAGCCGGAGCTGCGCGGTGTCAAGGGCGAGATGATTTTGATCGAGACATCAGAGGTGCAGCTTGCGCGCCCCGTGCGTCTCATCCATCCGCGCTGGCCGCTCTACGTGATCCCGCGCGAGGACAACCTCTTCATGCTCGGCGCGACCTCGATCGAGGCCGAGGACACCGGCGTCAGCGTGCGCTCGGCGCTTGAATTGCTCGGCGCGGCCTATGCGGTGCACCCCGCCTTCGGCGAGGCCCGCATCGTCGAGTTCGGCTCGGGCCTGCGGCCCGCCTTCCCCGACAACCATCCGCGCATCGGCATCCGCGGCAGCAAGATCAGCGTGAACGGGCTCTACCGCCACGGTTTCCTGATCGCGCCGGCGCTCGCCGAGCTGACGCTCGCCTATGTCGAGCGCGGCCAGATCGACAATGAGGTGATGCAATGCGCGTGA
- a CDS encoding lytic transglycosylase domain-containing protein, which translates to MKVLLIAAAVAAALALPQSAIAGETEYAEMAAAQARANGVPEALVHRVIMRESRYQPHLVGRGGTIGLMQIKLATARGLGYTGDAAGLRDPATNLTYGVKYLAGAYHAANGDHGRAIRYYAGGYYYVAKRQRQEIAQQGDLNQAWLEPNGNPVSAFGAPPRKKLAQRVRNARAQVPSR; encoded by the coding sequence ATGAAAGTTTTGCTCATCGCAGCCGCAGTTGCGGCCGCACTCGCACTGCCGCAATCCGCCATCGCCGGCGAAACCGAATATGCCGAAATGGCGGCCGCGCAGGCGCGCGCCAACGGCGTGCCGGAAGCGCTAGTGCACCGCGTCATCATGCGCGAGAGCCGTTATCAGCCGCATCTCGTCGGCCGTGGCGGCACCATCGGGCTGATGCAGATCAAGCTCGCGACCGCCCGCGGCCTCGGTTACACCGGCGATGCCGCCGGCCTGCGCGATCCCGCCACCAATCTCACCTATGGCGTGAAATACCTTGCCGGCGCCTACCATGCCGCGAACGGCGATCACGGCCGAGCCATTCGTTATTATGCGGGCGGGTATTACTACGTCGCAAAGCGTCAACGTCAGGAGATCGCCCAGCAGGGCGATTTGAACCAGGCCTGGCTCGAGCCGAACGGCAATCCGGTCTCGGCGTTTGGCGCGCCACCGCGGAAAAAGCTGGCGCAGAGGGTGCGGAACGCGCGGGCGCAGGTTCCATCAAGGTGA
- a CDS encoding ATP-binding protein, translating into MRLFGFFHLKGIGGQIAALVVASIIALHLILTLSFLISRPDRVEPPPDGAHQLANAALLLGSAEPGERPRLIADVKRAFPKLEIEELAPGAALIVDDGDGQHLHGMRWRLGHQYKVAALAPNADAHRVGITLPDGSMIAGRVDPGPRQPRFWGGPWMMTLLFVLISVTMLGLWAAYALAKPLSSFARAAEGFSLDGTAEPLPERGPEEIRSVARALNRMQERIARLMSDRTKMLAAISHDLRTPITRLRLRAEFIEDETNRRRMLIDLDQMRTMLESVLSLLRNDRKVEAVTLVDIASTLQLIADQFADMGHTVHYEGPAQATAVARPDDLHRGITNLVENAVRFGAEVTIRLDVSGTKLTIDVEDDGPGISDERKEAMLEPFVRGDDARNMDDTAGFGLGLSIARAIALAHGGELSLHDRTPHGLIVRMQLPVWQQPRLAA; encoded by the coding sequence ATGAGGCTGTTCGGGTTCTTCCACCTCAAGGGCATCGGCGGCCAGATCGCCGCCCTCGTCGTGGCGTCGATCATCGCGCTGCATCTGATCCTCACCTTGAGCTTCCTGATCAGCCGGCCGGATCGCGTCGAGCCGCCGCCGGATGGCGCGCACCAACTGGCGAACGCCGCGCTCTTGCTCGGCAGCGCCGAGCCAGGCGAACGGCCGCGGCTGATCGCCGACGTCAAGCGCGCCTTCCCGAAGCTCGAGATCGAGGAGCTCGCGCCCGGTGCGGCCTTAATCGTCGACGACGGCGACGGCCAGCACCTCCACGGCATGCGCTGGCGTCTCGGCCATCAATACAAGGTCGCCGCACTGGCGCCGAACGCCGACGCGCACCGGGTCGGCATCACCCTGCCCGACGGCAGCATGATCGCGGGCCGCGTCGATCCGGGCCCGCGCCAGCCGCGGTTCTGGGGCGGCCCATGGATGATGACGCTGCTGTTTGTGCTGATCAGCGTTACCATGCTCGGCCTGTGGGCGGCCTACGCGCTCGCCAAGCCGCTGTCGTCCTTTGCCAGGGCCGCCGAAGGTTTCAGCCTCGACGGCACCGCGGAGCCGCTGCCGGAGCGTGGGCCTGAGGAGATCCGCTCGGTGGCGCGCGCGCTCAACCGCATGCAGGAGCGCATCGCGCGGCTGATGTCGGACCGCACAAAGATGCTGGCGGCGATCAGCCACGATCTGCGCACGCCGATCACGCGACTGCGGCTGCGCGCCGAATTCATCGAGGACGAGACCAATCGCAGGCGCATGCTGATCGATCTCGACCAGATGCGCACGATGCTGGAATCCGTGCTGTCGCTGCTCCGCAACGACCGTAAGGTCGAGGCGGTGACGCTGGTCGACATCGCCAGCACGCTGCAGCTGATCGCCGACCAGTTCGCCGACATGGGCCACACCGTGCACTATGAGGGCCCGGCGCAGGCGACCGCCGTCGCGCGGCCCGACGATCTGCATCGCGGCATCACCAATCTCGTGGAGAACGCGGTGCGCTTCGGCGCCGAGGTGACGATCCGCCTCGACGTCTCAGGCACCAAGCTCACGATCGACGTCGAGGACGACGGTCCCGGCATCTCCGACGAGCGCAAGGAAGCCATGCTGGAGCCGTTCGTGCGCGGCGACGACGCGCGCAACATGGACGACACCGCAGGCTTTGGCCTTGGCCTCTCGATCGCGCGCGCGATTGCACTTGCTCATGGCGGCGAGCTGTCGCTGCACGACCGCACACCGCACGGATTGATCGTGCGCATGCAACTGCCAGTCTGGCAGCAGCCGCGGCTCGCGGCGTGA
- a CDS encoding response regulator, translated as MANPSPNILVVEDDRETRTLIAKYLRNNACNVTAVSDSREMARAMADQRVDLLILDVMLPGEDGLSLCRKVRAEQQTPIIMLTARGEDIDRIVGLEMGADDYLPKPFNPRELLARINAVLRRQQAANAASSIEGASTLAFEGWRIDLRLRELRNPEGARVAVTSAEFDLLRTFCERPGRVLSRDSLLDLTQGRATGSFERSIDVLVSRIRRKIEPNPQDPTIIKTVRSGGYLFTPRTEAVTSSLSS; from the coding sequence ATGGCTAATCCCTCGCCCAACATCCTGGTCGTCGAGGACGACCGCGAAACCCGGACGTTGATTGCAAAGTATCTGCGCAACAACGCCTGCAACGTCACCGCCGTCAGCGACAGCCGCGAGATGGCGCGCGCCATGGCCGACCAGCGCGTGGACCTGCTCATCCTCGACGTCATGCTGCCCGGCGAGGACGGCTTGAGCCTGTGCCGCAAGGTGCGCGCGGAGCAGCAGACGCCGATCATCATGCTAACCGCGCGCGGCGAGGACATCGACCGCATCGTCGGCCTCGAAATGGGCGCCGACGACTACCTGCCAAAACCGTTCAACCCGCGCGAGCTGCTCGCGCGCATCAACGCGGTGCTGCGCCGCCAGCAGGCCGCCAACGCGGCGAGTTCGATCGAGGGCGCGAGCACGCTCGCCTTCGAGGGCTGGCGCATCGACCTGCGCCTGCGCGAATTGCGCAATCCGGAAGGGGCGCGTGTCGCAGTGACCAGCGCCGAGTTCGACCTCTTGCGCACCTTCTGCGAGCGTCCCGGCCGCGTGCTGTCGCGCGACAGCCTGCTCGACCTCACGCAGGGACGCGCGACCGGTTCGTTCGAGCGCTCGATCGACGTGCTGGTGAGCCGCATCCGCCGCAAGATCGAGCCCAACCCGCAGGACCCCACCATCATCAAGACGGTGCGCTCCGGTGGTTATCTGTTCACACCGAGAACGGAAGCAGTGACGTCGTCCTTGAGTAGCTGA
- a CDS encoding PRC-barrel domain-containing protein, with product MLMKSIAAGLAGSALIATVAFAQTPPAATDKAPAASTTTTTSASGEWRASKLVGLKIYNDANESVGSINDLLMDKSGDIKIAVIGVGGFLGMGEHLVAVPFDKLKFVNEAVAYSGAATTPANRPASTTTTGAAADRPTTMNEKTTTTTTTSKWYPDHAVFNATKDDLKKMPEFKYD from the coding sequence ATGTTGATGAAATCGATCGCGGCCGGCCTGGCCGGTTCCGCGCTAATCGCGACTGTTGCGTTTGCGCAAACGCCGCCTGCTGCTACCGACAAGGCCCCGGCTGCTTCCACCACGACAACGACATCGGCCTCGGGTGAGTGGCGCGCGTCGAAGCTGGTCGGCCTGAAGATCTACAATGACGCCAACGAGAGCGTCGGTTCGATCAACGATCTCTTGATGGACAAGAGCGGTGACATCAAGATCGCGGTGATCGGCGTCGGCGGTTTCCTCGGCATGGGCGAGCATCTGGTTGCCGTGCCCTTCGACAAGTTGAAGTTCGTCAATGAGGCCGTCGCCTATAGCGGCGCAGCCACCACCCCGGCGAACCGTCCGGCGTCGACCACGACCACGGGCGCTGCGGCTGATCGCCCGACGACGATGAACGAGAAGACCACCACGACAACCACGACGTCGAAGTGGTATCCGGACCACGCCGTGTTCAACGCGACCAAGGACGATCTGAAGAAGATGCCGGAATTCAAGTACGACTAA
- a CDS encoding ABC transporter permease, with translation MSDNPSLRTPSQRIAWAATIIVSTLVFIFLIAPILAIMPLSFSSGSYLTYPLPGLSLRWYDDFINSPRWMNSLKNSMIIGVASTLLSMVFGTLAALGLAQWKSRLKPLVLAFVLSPVVVPGVITAVGLYFFFAPIGLTGSYLGLILAHTALATPFVVITVGATLQSFDTNLARAAASLGASPLYAFRRVILPLILPGLASGALFAFATSFDEVVIVLFMAGPEQRTLPREMFSGIRENISPTITAAAVILTTVSVILLATMEGLRRRNERLKGGNA, from the coding sequence TTGAGCGACAATCCCTCCCTCCGCACGCCCAGCCAGCGCATCGCGTGGGCCGCGACCATCATTGTCTCGACGCTGGTGTTCATCTTCCTGATCGCGCCAATCCTGGCGATCATGCCGCTGTCCTTCAGCTCAGGCTCCTATTTGACCTATCCGCTGCCCGGCCTCTCCTTGCGCTGGTACGACGACTTCATCAATTCGCCGCGCTGGATGAATTCGCTGAAGAACAGCATGATCATCGGCGTCGCCTCGACGCTGCTCTCCATGGTGTTCGGCACGCTGGCCGCACTCGGTCTGGCGCAGTGGAAGAGCCGGCTCAAGCCACTGGTGCTGGCCTTCGTGCTGTCGCCGGTCGTCGTACCCGGTGTCATTACCGCGGTCGGCCTGTATTTCTTCTTCGCGCCGATCGGTCTGACCGGCAGCTATCTCGGCCTGATCCTGGCCCACACCGCGCTGGCGACGCCGTTTGTGGTGATCACGGTCGGCGCGACGCTGCAAAGTTTTGACACCAATTTGGCGCGCGCCGCCGCCTCGCTCGGCGCCTCGCCGCTCTACGCGTTCCGCCGCGTGATCCTGCCACTGATCCTACCCGGCCTGGCCTCGGGCGCGCTGTTCGCCTTCGCGACCAGCTTCGATGAGGTCGTGATCGTGCTGTTCATGGCGGGTCCCGAGCAGCGCACGCTGCCGCGCGAGATGTTCAGCGGCATCCGCGAGAACATCAGCCCGACCATCACGGCGGCGGCGGTGATATTGACGACAGTCTCGGTCATCCTGCTCGCCACCATGGAAGGCCTGCGCCGTCGCAATGAACGGCTCAAGGGCGGCAATGCCTGA
- a CDS encoding ABC transporter permease: protein MTDALLTGADASTEVPLKRRLRRAERTRQVKALALVLPLLVFLLFTFAGPIAGMLWRAVDDREVRQVLPQTVAALADWDGKDLPDEKAFAALAGDILAARTSGTIAIAAKRLNYALNGFRTILTSTARNLKAVPEPGTARETLGKINPAWRDRATWATIKDASGPVTGFYLLGALDLVRNVDGAVVAAPADQAIYRNVFTRTFIISLSVTVLCLILGFPVAYLLATLPPGRSNLLMIFVLLPFWTSLLVRTCAWIVLLQSKGVVNDSLHWLGIIDEPLRLIYNRFGVCVAMTHVLLPFMILPLYSSMKAISPAYMRAAASLGAPPVTAFLRIYLPQTLPGIGAGSLLVFILALGYYITPALVGGAADQMISYFIALYTTETANWGLASALGAVLLLATVLLALVYGKLVQGQQVTGGMKN from the coding sequence ATGACGGATGCGCTTCTGACCGGCGCCGATGCGTCGACCGAGGTGCCGCTCAAGCGCCGATTGAGGCGTGCGGAGCGGACACGCCAGGTCAAGGCATTGGCGCTGGTGCTGCCGCTTCTCGTCTTCCTGCTCTTCACCTTCGCAGGCCCGATCGCCGGCATGCTCTGGCGTGCCGTCGACGACCGGGAGGTTCGTCAGGTCCTGCCGCAAACGGTTGCTGCTCTGGCCGACTGGGACGGCAAGGACCTGCCGGACGAAAAGGCCTTTGCGGCGCTGGCAGGCGACATTTTGGCGGCGCGCACCTCCGGCACCATCGCGATTGCGGCCAAGCGGCTGAACTACGCCCTGAACGGTTTTCGTACGATCCTGACCAGCACCGCACGCAATCTGAAGGCGGTGCCTGAGCCCGGCACGGCCAGGGAGACGCTGGGCAAGATCAACCCGGCCTGGCGCGACCGCGCCACCTGGGCGACGATCAAGGACGCCAGTGGCCCGGTGACCGGCTTCTACCTGCTGGGGGCGCTCGACCTTGTCAGGAACGTGGATGGCGCGGTCGTCGCGGCCCCGGCGGATCAGGCCATCTACCGCAACGTATTCACCCGCACCTTCATCATCAGCCTCAGCGTCACGGTGCTCTGCCTGATTCTCGGCTTCCCGGTCGCCTATCTGCTCGCGACGCTGCCGCCGGGCCGGTCGAACCTGCTCATGATCTTCGTCCTGCTACCGTTCTGGACCTCGCTTCTGGTCCGCACCTGCGCCTGGATCGTGCTGTTGCAGAGCAAGGGCGTGGTCAACGACAGCCTGCACTGGCTCGGCATCATCGATGAGCCGCTGCGCCTGATCTACAACCGTTTTGGCGTCTGCGTGGCGATGACGCACGTGCTCCTGCCGTTCATGATCCTGCCGCTGTACAGCAGCATGAAGGCGATCTCGCCCGCCTATATGCGGGCGGCCGCCTCGCTCGGTGCGCCACCGGTCACCGCCTTCCTGCGGATCTACCTACCGCAGACGCTGCCCGGCATCGGCGCGGGAAGCCTGCTCGTCTTCATCCTGGCGCTCGGCTATTACATCACGCCGGCACTCGTCGGCGGCGCCGCCGATCAGATGATCAGCTACTTCATCGCGCTCTACACCACCGAGACCGCGAACTGGGGCCTTGCCTCGGCGCTGGGGGCGGTGCTGCTGCTCGCCACCGTTCTGCTGGCTCTCGTCTACGGAAAGCTGGTGCAGGGACAGCAGGTCACGGGAGGGATGAAGAATTGA
- a CDS encoding ABC transporter substrate-binding protein, whose amino-acid sequence MLKRKIVLGFAAALTASAALVTVAQARDLTVVSWGGAYQDAQKKVYFEPFKKAAGVAMNDESWDGGIGVLRAKVQGGAATWDLVQVESDELAVGCEEGLFEKLDYSKIGGESAYMPPSVNPCGVGAIVYDFVLGYDKDKLKDAPNGWADFFDTKKIPGKRALRQGPKTTLEIALMADGVAPKDVYKVLATDEGVERAFKKLDTIKGDLVWWKAGAQPPQLLASGEVAMTSVYNGRIDTANKKEKKNFGMVWDGALFTLDSWVILKGSPNKDAAYKFLDFAGKAENQSKLSENIAYGTSNKDAAALIPAAVLKDLPTAPDNIKNAVEINVAFWLENIDRLTERFNKWAAK is encoded by the coding sequence ATGCTGAAGCGCAAGATTGTTCTGGGTTTCGCCGCAGCGCTCACCGCCAGCGCCGCGCTGGTGACGGTCGCACAGGCACGTGACCTCACCGTCGTATCGTGGGGTGGCGCCTATCAGGACGCCCAGAAGAAGGTCTATTTCGAGCCGTTCAAGAAGGCGGCCGGCGTTGCCATGAACGACGAGTCCTGGGACGGCGGCATCGGCGTGCTGCGCGCCAAGGTGCAGGGTGGCGCCGCCACCTGGGACCTCGTCCAGGTCGAGAGCGACGAACTGGCCGTGGGCTGCGAGGAAGGCCTGTTCGAGAAGCTGGACTATTCCAAGATCGGCGGCGAATCCGCCTACATGCCGCCGTCGGTCAATCCTTGCGGCGTCGGCGCCATCGTGTACGACTTCGTTCTCGGCTACGACAAGGACAAGCTGAAGGACGCCCCCAATGGTTGGGCTGACTTCTTCGACACCAAGAAGATTCCGGGCAAGCGCGCCCTGCGTCAGGGTCCGAAGACCACGCTGGAGATTGCCCTCATGGCCGACGGCGTCGCGCCGAAGGACGTCTACAAGGTGCTGGCGACCGACGAGGGCGTCGAGCGCGCGTTCAAGAAGCTCGACACCATCAAGGGTGACCTCGTCTGGTGGAAGGCCGGCGCCCAGCCGCCGCAATTGCTCGCCTCCGGCGAGGTGGCGATGACCTCGGTCTACAATGGCCGCATCGACACCGCGAACAAGAAGGAGAAGAAGAATTTTGGCATGGTGTGGGACGGCGCGCTCTTCACCCTCGATAGCTGGGTCATCCTGAAGGGTAGCCCCAACAAGGACGCGGCCTACAAGTTCCTCGACTTCGCCGGCAAGGCAGAGAATCAGTCAAAACTGTCGGAGAACATTGCCTACGGCACCTCGAACAAGGATGCCGCCGCCCTGATCCCGGCGGCCGTTCTGAAGGATCTGCCGACCGCGCCCGACAACATCAAGAACGCGGTCGAGATCAACGTTGCCTTCTGGCTCGAGAACATCGACCGCCTGACCGAGCGCTTCAACAAATGGGCCGCGAAATAA